One genomic segment of Sphingobacteriales bacterium includes these proteins:
- a CDS encoding helix-hairpin-helix domain-containing protein: MKKSLILNAILFVVVAFLVASATQLTWAQPPNNTATENPDDVLEEPIEDAVEVDEEEGGAAESEIERLAEYTADPLNINTASYDELLDLGLLSPQQIAAIIAYRKEMNGFTHLYELVLVDGINANIAQKLLPFINIANTTTQKIPFKRLAFSRKHQVLMRWQRTLEQQAGYQPDTTGNKKFEGNPDKIYLRYRYNYASRVSYGITAEKDPGEALFSGSQKNGFDFYSAHIYVAKLGKLRHLALGDYEIKLGQGLICWSGFSLKKSVTNLNFAKTVAPVRPFTATNENNFFRGAAASARFGNWQTTGFASYHYIDANITDINGQNIEELEEDGTLPDDISPSDITGISALQTSGYHRTKSEITDKHAISRFDAGGNISYRRNLLQVGFNTIYTKLSASLTSSQQHQPENLYRFSGNELFNSSVDYRFLFKDAVFFGETAISKNGGVSTLNGVTLELSKYLKVAFMHRFYSAKYQTLNASAFGENSQPNNETGLFTGVQVVPFPKWTLTAYVDMYQHPWLRASANAPSNGVDIKAQANYKPSRYIEMYWRFQNETKLNNIDIDEEAEEETPETDIVSNYLVPEKTGRVRYNLQYSPRSILLLKARAEVSWFKNGDQTIQNGYFLSHDFKYTLPKNLKMIVYGRVALFDAKAFDTRFYTYESDVLYSFSVPALSGQGLRWYGMVKFEPHRKIAFWLRFAQTRFTDRQTISAGDTEIKGRIKSEAKLMLRYKL; the protein is encoded by the coding sequence ATGAAAAAAAGCCTGATTTTAAATGCAATTTTGTTTGTTGTTGTGGCTTTTTTAGTTGCATCGGCAACGCAGCTAACCTGGGCACAACCGCCTAATAATACCGCCACCGAAAATCCTGATGATGTTTTAGAAGAACCTATTGAGGATGCCGTTGAAGTGGATGAGGAAGAAGGGGGCGCTGCCGAATCAGAGATTGAACGCCTTGCCGAATATACTGCCGACCCACTAAATATTAACACCGCCTCTTACGACGAGTTATTAGATTTAGGCTTACTATCGCCGCAGCAAATTGCCGCCATTATTGCCTACCGTAAAGAAATGAACGGCTTTACCCATCTGTACGAACTTGTATTGGTTGATGGTATAAATGCCAACATCGCACAAAAATTATTGCCTTTTATAAACATAGCCAATACTACAACCCAAAAAATACCATTTAAACGCTTGGCCTTTAGCCGCAAACACCAAGTGTTAATGCGATGGCAACGCACCCTTGAACAACAGGCCGGCTACCAGCCCGACACAACAGGGAACAAAAAATTTGAAGGCAACCCCGATAAAATATACCTGCGCTACCGCTACAACTACGCCTCGAGGGTTAGCTATGGCATAACCGCCGAAAAAGACCCCGGAGAAGCCCTTTTTAGTGGTTCGCAAAAAAATGGCTTCGATTTTTACTCGGCGCATATTTATGTAGCAAAATTAGGCAAATTGCGCCATTTAGCCCTTGGCGATTACGAAATAAAATTAGGGCAAGGTTTAATTTGTTGGAGTGGTTTTTCGCTTAAAAAAAGTGTAACTAATTTAAATTTTGCCAAAACCGTAGCACCTGTTAGACCATTTACCGCCACCAACGAAAATAATTTTTTTAGAGGCGCTGCCGCCTCTGCGCGCTTTGGCAACTGGCAAACTACAGGCTTTGCCTCGTACCACTATATTGATGCTAATATTACCGATATTAACGGGCAAAATATTGAAGAATTAGAAGAAGACGGCACACTTCCGGATGATATAAGCCCGTCAGATATTACAGGCATCTCGGCCTTACAAACATCCGGATACCACCGCACAAAATCAGAAATAACCGACAAGCACGCCATTAGCCGATTTGATGCGGGCGGCAATATCAGTTACAGACGCAACCTCTTACAAGTTGGTTTTAACACCATTTATACCAAACTTAGCGCTTCGCTTACCTCATCTCAGCAGCACCAACCCGAAAACCTGTACCGTTTTTCGGGCAACGAGTTGTTTAACAGTAGTGTCGATTATCGTTTTTTATTCAAAGACGCAGTTTTTTTTGGCGAAACAGCCATAAGCAAAAACGGCGGCGTTTCTACTTTAAACGGCGTAACACTTGAGCTAAGTAAATACTTAAAAGTAGCTTTTATGCACCGTTTTTATAGTGCCAAATATCAAACCCTTAATGCCAGCGCCTTTGGCGAAAACAGCCAGCCAAACAACGAAACCGGATTGTTTACGGGCGTGCAGGTTGTGCCATTTCCAAAGTGGACACTTACAGCCTATGTAGATATGTACCAACACCCCTGGCTGCGGGCATCGGCAAACGCGCCTTCAAACGGCGTAGATATAAAAGCGCAGGCAAATTACAAGCCATCACGGTATATAGAAATGTATTGGCGTTTTCAAAACGAAACCAAGCTAAACAATATTGATATTGATGAAGAAGCAGAAGAAGAAACTCCGGAAACTGATATTGTAAGTAATTATTTGGTTCCGGAAAAAACCGGAAGAGTGCGCTATAATTTACAATACAGTCCAAGGTCAATTTTACTTCTAAAAGCACGCGCCGAGGTAAGCTGGTTTAAAAACGGAGACCAAACCATTCAAAATGGTTATTTTTTAAGCCACGATTTTAAATATACCCTGCCTAAAAATTTAAAAATGATAGTATATGGCCGGGTTGCACTTTTTGACGCTAAAGCCTTTGATACCCGTTTTTATACCTACGAAAGCGATGTTTTATATAGTTTTTCAGTTCCGGCACTATCGGGGCAGGGGTTGCGTTGGTATGGAATGGTTAAATTTGAACCACACCGTAAAATTGCCTTTTGGCTGCGTTTTGCCCAAACCCGCTTTACCGACCGCCAAACTATAAGCGCTGGCGATACCGAAATTAAAGGGCGCATTAAGTCAGAAGCCAAATTAATGCTGCGCTATAAATTATAA
- a CDS encoding ABC transporter ATP-binding protein: MINGSKIWKKYGDLTVLKGVDVQIAQGEIVSIVGASGAGKSTLLHIIGTLDRADSGELEIANQKIASLNDRELARFRNKNIGFVFQFHHLLPEFTALENVCIPAYIAKTTEGQAKKQATDLLDFLGLSQRLHHKPAQLSGGEAQRVAVARALINRPAVVLADEPSGNLDSDTSQELHQLFFKLRETFKQTFVIVTHNTELANMSDRKLTMKDGLVV; encoded by the coding sequence ATGATAAACGGTTCAAAAATTTGGAAAAAATACGGCGATTTAACCGTACTAAAAGGCGTTGATGTTCAAATTGCACAGGGCGAAATTGTTTCGATAGTGGGCGCATCGGGTGCCGGAAAAAGCACCTTATTACATATTATTGGCACTTTAGACCGCGCCGATAGTGGTGAACTTGAAATTGCCAACCAAAAAATAGCATCCCTTAATGACCGTGAATTGGCTCGTTTCCGGAATAAAAATATTGGCTTTGTGTTTCAGTTTCATCATTTATTGCCCGAGTTTACAGCTTTAGAAAATGTTTGTATCCCGGCTTATATTGCCAAAACAACTGAAGGACAAGCTAAAAAACAGGCAACAGATTTACTTGATTTTTTGGGCTTAAGCCAACGACTGCACCATAAACCGGCACAATTATCGGGTGGCGAGGCGCAGCGGGTAGCCGTTGCCCGCGCACTTATCAACCGTCCGGCAGTGGTATTGGCCGATGAACCATCGGGGAATTTAGATAGTGATACCTCGCAAGAGCTACATCAGTTATTTTTTAAACTGCGCGAAACCTTTAAACAAACTTTTGTAATTGTAACGCACAACACCGAACTTGCCAATATGAGCGACCGCAAATTAACCATGAAAGACGGCTTGGTAGTTTAA
- a CDS encoding tyrosine--tRNA ligase has translation MDTNLNFIEELKWRGMLHNMMPGTEEALLKSTTRGYIGFDPTADSLHVGSLLPIMILQRFQACGHKPYALVGGATGMVGDPSGKSQERNLLDDETLQGNIAGIRQQLEKLLDFSDQPNSAVLVNNYDWFKDMGFLTFIRDIGKHITVNYMMAKDSVKNRISGDEREGMSFTEFTYQLVQGYDFYYLWKNHNITIQMGGSDQWGNITTGNELIKRLGDGQVFALTTPLITKPDGSKFGKTEGGNIWLDPKRTSPYHFYQFWLNTPDDAAGKYLRIFTNLTQPQIEALEAQHAQAPHERLMQKNLAQKLTTMVHSQTDYEQALNASAILFGKGVKAQLATLSVTELLDIFSGVPNYNVPRTEFEQGIGVIDLVAQRTHIFESNGEARRSIQNNGLTINKERITTDKTTFTTADLINDRCLLVQKGKKGYFLILAV, from the coding sequence ATGGATACCAACTTAAATTTTATTGAAGAACTAAAATGGCGCGGCATGTTGCACAATATGATGCCCGGAACCGAAGAAGCACTACTAAAAAGTACAACTCGGGGTTATATTGGTTTTGACCCAACCGCCGACTCGTTGCACGTTGGCAGCTTACTGCCCATCATGATTTTACAACGGTTTCAGGCGTGCGGCCACAAACCTTATGCCTTAGTGGGTGGTGCAACAGGCATGGTCGGCGACCCGTCGGGCAAAAGTCAAGAGCGCAATTTGCTTGACGATGAAACCTTACAGGGCAATATTGCCGGAATTAGGCAACAACTTGAAAAATTATTAGATTTTAGCGACCAGCCCAATAGTGCTGTCTTGGTTAACAATTACGACTGGTTTAAAGACATGGGCTTTTTAACTTTTATACGCGATATTGGCAAACATATTACCGTAAACTACATGATGGCAAAAGATTCGGTAAAAAACCGCATATCGGGCGATGAGCGCGAAGGTATGTCGTTTACCGAATTTACCTACCAATTAGTGCAAGGCTACGATTTTTACTACCTTTGGAAAAACCACAATATTACTATTCAAATGGGTGGCAGCGACCAATGGGGAAACATTACCACTGGCAACGAATTAATCAAACGCCTTGGAGACGGGCAGGTTTTTGCCCTTACCACACCACTTATTACCAAACCCGATGGCAGTAAATTTGGCAAAACCGAAGGAGGCAATATTTGGTTAGACCCCAAAAGAACATCGCCCTACCATTTTTACCAATTTTGGCTCAATACCCCAGACGATGCCGCCGGCAAATATCTGCGAATTTTTACAAACCTAACCCAACCACAAATCGAAGCCCTTGAAGCCCAACACGCACAAGCACCTCACGAGCGCCTGATGCAAAAAAATTTGGCTCAAAAACTAACTACAATGGTGCACAGTCAAACCGATTACGAGCAAGCCCTTAATGCCTCGGCAATATTATTTGGCAAAGGCGTAAAAGCACAATTAGCTACCCTTAGCGTTACCGAGTTGTTAGACATTTTTTCGGGCGTGCCAAACTACAACGTGCCGCGCACCGAGTTTGAGCAAGGAATTGGGGTCATTGATTTGGTAGCACAACGCACCCATATTTTTGAGTCAAATGGCGAGGCAAGACGCAGTATTCAAAACAACGGCCTTACCATTAACAAAGAACGTATTACCACCGACAAAACCACTTTTACCACCGCCGACCTAATAAACGACCGCTGTTTGTTAGTTCAAAAAGGCAAAAAAGGCTATTTTTTAATTTTAGCCGTTTAA
- a CDS encoding formylglycine-generating enzyme family protein translates to MMRLRNAILSGCLLSIAFFGMFLLSGCNKGNSSPPENMVMVKGGKFTMGSNQGDADERPAHTVTVNSYFIDKTEVTNAQFCEFLNANGNKTEDGANWLLLNIEGCNQISQNPEGKFQPKPGFEQHPVACISFYGARAYAKWVNKRLPTEAEWEFAARGGTLSKNYAFSGSTDAGAVGWYAPNAASSSSKVGTKKPNELGIFDMSGNVWEWCNDYFDANYYAKSPAQNPKGPPPTPIRVMRGGAWGNTTDFNLRNAARMERLPIEGNAYIGFRCAKDA, encoded by the coding sequence TTGATGCGCCTGCGTAACGCCATTTTATCCGGATGCCTTTTGTCAATTGCCTTTTTCGGAATGTTTTTATTATCCGGATGCAATAAAGGCAATAGCTCGCCTCCCGAAAATATGGTTATGGTTAAAGGCGGTAAATTTACAATGGGCAGCAACCAAGGCGACGCCGACGAACGCCCCGCGCATACTGTAACCGTAAACTCCTATTTTATAGACAAAACCGAAGTAACCAATGCACAGTTTTGCGAGTTTCTAAATGCCAACGGAAATAAAACTGAAGACGGAGCCAACTGGTTATTACTTAATATTGAAGGCTGCAATCAAATAAGCCAAAATCCGGAGGGTAAATTTCAACCAAAACCCGGATTTGAACAACACCCGGTTGCCTGCATCAGTTTTTACGGTGCAAGGGCCTATGCTAAATGGGTAAACAAACGACTGCCAACCGAGGCCGAATGGGAATTTGCCGCACGCGGGGGTACATTAAGTAAAAATTATGCCTTTAGTGGCAGTACCGATGCCGGCGCCGTAGGCTGGTATGCACCTAACGCAGCAAGTAGCAGCAGTAAAGTGGGTACAAAAAAACCTAATGAACTCGGTATTTTTGATATGAGTGGCAATGTTTGGGAATGGTGTAACGATTATTTCGATGCTAACTATTATGCCAAAAGTCCAGCGCAAAACCCAAAAGGCCCACCACCAACGCCAATTAGGGTTATGCGAGGCGGTGCATGGGGCAATACCACCGATTTTAACTTGCGCAATGCTGCCCGTATGGAGCGACTGCCCATTGAAGGAAATGCGTATATTGGTTTCAGGTGCGCCAAAGATGCATAA
- a CDS encoding transposase family protein → METIKFFAEVKDFRINRKKLYSLPEILLISLCAVVSGAEDFEEIAEYGRQKLSF, encoded by the coding sequence ATGGAAACAATTAAATTTTTCGCCGAAGTAAAGGATTTTCGTATAAACCGCAAGAAGTTGTATAGCCTGCCTGAGATATTGCTTATTAGTTTATGTGCAGTGGTAAGTGGTGCGGAGGATTTTGAGGAAATAGCCGAGTATGGTCGTCAAAAATTGTCTTTTTAA
- a CDS encoding choice-of-anchor L domain-containing protein, translating into MTKVVQAGINTCVDGDQDLNDIIIGFTTNDACILEFDFIPYSENLSFNYVFGSEEYLEYVGSSFNDVFAFFIEGRACRFQNIALIPGTTVPVSINNLNDASNSEYYVDNGSGFPVDPNSTVQYDGLTVQLQAKIKVTPCETYHLKLAIADAGDCVLDSGVFLEAGSLNTDFVEVLASTVSTTTTDFDNMVEGCVDGKVKFVANNPVEEDLVLSFEIAGTATEGEDYVSFPKTITIPAGQQEVEFIIDGIEDGLAEGAESIVINFNLPPAAMQFFQTATLNIEDLVPLTAKVPTKRLLNPAPLLPLVQREAAANTNGCLR; encoded by the coding sequence ATGACGAAAGTGGTGCAAGCCGGCATAAATACCTGTGTTGATGGCGACCAGGATTTAAACGATATTATCATTGGTTTTACCACCAACGATGCCTGTATTTTGGAGTTTGACTTTATACCTTACTCCGAAAATTTGTCGTTTAATTACGTATTTGGCTCTGAAGAATATTTGGAGTATGTAGGAAGTAGTTTTAATGACGTTTTTGCCTTTTTTATCGAAGGGCGGGCGTGCCGTTTCCAAAATATTGCACTTATTCCGGGCACCACCGTTCCTGTTTCCATTAATAATCTAAACGATGCCTCAAACTCTGAATATTATGTGGACAATGGCAGTGGCTTCCCTGTTGACCCCAACTCGACAGTGCAATACGATGGCTTGACTGTGCAATTACAAGCTAAAATTAAAGTAACCCCCTGCGAAACCTACCACCTGAAATTAGCTATTGCCGATGCTGGCGACTGTGTACTCGACTCGGGTGTGTTTTTAGAGGCCGGTAGTTTAAATACCGACTTTGTAGAAGTGCTAGCCTCCACCGTTTCAACTACTACCACCGATTTTGATAATATGGTAGAAGGTTGCGTGGACGGAAAGGTTAAATTTGTTGCCAATAATCCGGTTGAAGAGGATTTAGTACTGAGCTTTGAAATTGCCGGAACTGCTACCGAAGGCGAAGACTACGTTTCTTTTCCTAAAACTATTACCATACCAGCCGGACAACAAGAGGTTGAGTTTATAATTGATGGCATTGAAGACGGTTTGGCCGAAGGTGCTGAAAGTATTGTCATTAATTTCAACCTGCCACCAGCTGCGATGCAGTTTTTTCAAACTGCCACCTTAAATATTGAAGACTTAGTGCCTTTAACGGCCAAAGTGCCGACCAAACGCTTATTGAACCCGGCACCATTGTTACCCTTAGTGCAACGGGAGGCAGCGGCCAATACAAATGGATGCCTTCGGTAG
- a CDS encoding transposase family protein, with amino-acid sequence MELPNGIPSHDTFNRVFQHLDKDAFSSSLYRWSKELFRFLADKQVCIDGKVLCGTDRSGSKKAVYAL; translated from the coding sequence ATGGAATTACCCAACGGCATTCCCTCTCACGACACTTTCAACCGAGTATTTCAGCACTTAGACAAAGATGCGTTTTCGTCAAGTTTATATCGTTGGTCGAAGGAACTTTTTAGGTTTTTAGCCGACAAACAGGTCTGTATTGATGGCAAGGTTTTATGCGGAACCGACCGTTCAGGGTCAAAAAAAGCGGTATATGCATTGTAA
- the truA gene encoding tRNA pseudouridine(38-40) synthase TruA, giving the protein MKRYFVEIAYNGSAYCGWQVQKNKPTVQLTLNNALSTLLNQPIATLGCGRTDAGVHASSFYAHFDAPDPLPDDLLHRLNRFLPTDIAIKNIYTNVPPNAHARFDATYRAYQYHLHFNKNPFKHSFSTFFPWLPLNIELMLQAAPLLLQYSDFPMFCKTNGANQTTICQIYRSELCHDPQLQTLTYHVAANRFLRGMVRLIVGALAWVGKEKLPLSVFEEVLATKGKIPRSFSAPANGLFLSEVRYPYIVND; this is encoded by the coding sequence ATGAAACGCTACTTTGTTGAAATCGCTTATAACGGCTCGGCCTATTGCGGATGGCAGGTACAAAAAAACAAACCAACCGTACAATTAACGCTAAACAATGCCCTTAGCACCCTGCTAAACCAACCCATTGCTACGCTGGGATGTGGCCGTACCGATGCTGGCGTTCATGCAAGTTCGTTTTATGCCCATTTTGACGCCCCCGACCCACTTCCGGATGATTTGTTGCACCGCCTAAACCGTTTTTTACCCACCGATATTGCCATTAAAAACATATATACCAACGTTCCGCCAAATGCACATGCCCGCTTCGATGCCACTTACAGAGCCTATCAATACCACCTGCATTTTAATAAAAATCCGTTTAAACACAGTTTTAGCACCTTTTTTCCATGGCTACCTTTGAATATTGAACTTATGCTTCAGGCTGCCCCACTTCTTTTGCAATACAGCGATTTTCCGATGTTTTGTAAAACTAACGGTGCGAATCAAACCACTATATGCCAAATTTATCGCTCGGAATTATGCCACGACCCGCAGTTACAAACGCTTACTTACCATGTGGCTGCAAACCGGTTTTTGCGCGGCATGGTACGGTTAATTGTAGGTGCTTTAGCCTGGGTTGGGAAAGAAAAATTGCCGTTATCTGTGTTTGAAGAGGTATTGGCAACCAAAGGTAAAATACCCCGTAGTTTTTCGGCTCCGGCAAATGGCTTGTTTTTATCCGAAGTTCGATACCCGTATATTGTTAATGACTAA
- a CDS encoding IS982 family transposase, with the protein MTCCEPSNIKFFAQTASKGKSSMGWFFGFKLHLIVNHKGQIVDFALTTGQVADNSKDLLNKLLEKISGTLFGDKGYLTTLWNNFFEKGLKIITKVKKNMKNRLMSLEERLLLKKRPMIEAINDILTSVFDLEHTRHRKPQNAFVHIVASLVAYQFYPNKPQVDLAKIY; encoded by the coding sequence GTGACATGCTGCGAGCCAAGCAACATAAAGTTTTTTGCTCAAACCGCCTCGAAAGGAAAATCTTCTATGGGGTGGTTTTTCGGCTTTAAGCTCCACCTGATAGTCAATCACAAAGGACAAATCGTGGACTTTGCTTTGACTACAGGACAGGTGGCAGACAATAGTAAAGACCTCTTAAACAAGCTATTAGAGAAAATATCAGGCACATTGTTTGGCGATAAAGGCTATTTGACTACCTTATGGAACAACTTTTTTGAAAAAGGACTAAAAATAATTACCAAGGTCAAAAAGAATATGAAAAACAGACTAATGTCTTTAGAAGAAAGGCTCTTATTGAAAAAAAGACCTATGATTGAAGCCATTAATGATATTTTGACCTCGGTTTTTGACTTAGAACATACCAGACACAGAAAACCACAGAATGCTTTTGTCCATATAGTCGCTAGCTTGGTAGCCTATCAGTTTTACCCCAATAAACCTCAAGTAGATCTTGCTAAAATTTACTAA
- a CDS encoding ISAs1 family transposase — MTSPSLDISPQNALTICRNHWGIENNLHWMLDVVFNEDHNRSRTKYAAENFATLRKIALQILTQNDDKNSIKNEDTSPLGTICISSN; from the coding sequence ATTACCTCACCCAGTCTCGATATAAGTCCACAAAACGCTTTGACAATTTGCCGAAACCACTGGGGTATTGAAAACAACCTACACTGGATGCTCGATGTTGTCTTTAATGAAGACCATAATCGTAGCAGAACCAAATATGCTGCTGAAAACTTTGCTACTCTCAGAAAAATAGCCCTACAAATCTTAACCCAAAATGACGACAAAAACAGTATTAAAAACGAAGACACATCGCCGCTTGGAACGATATGTATCTCCTCAAATTAA
- a CDS encoding TIGR00159 family protein, whose amino-acid sequence MDGKLAFIKIDFLEIGFWDIIDILLVGILFYKLYQLLRGSFAFTIFIGFLVIYLLSLIVHELGMGLLANLLNQFIGAGIILLAIVFQQELRRFLFYIGKGSGIGNDGLWRRILNRNINDKTQKSKSKEELLKAINNMANNKVGALLVFADESEKLYFANTGVALNAEISSKIVESIFAKNSPLHDGALIIANQRILAAGCILPVSENPDLPKRIGMRHRAAVGLTENLDAQVIVISEERGKISHAHNGQIKLNLTPKALNDALDAAL is encoded by the coding sequence TTGGATGGTAAACTGGCCTTTATTAAAATTGACTTCCTTGAAATAGGATTTTGGGATATTATTGACATTCTTTTAGTTGGCATTTTGTTTTACAAACTTTACCAGCTTTTACGCGGCAGTTTTGCCTTCACTATTTTTATTGGCTTTTTGGTCATTTATTTGTTATCGTTAATTGTACACGAATTAGGAATGGGTTTATTGGCCAATTTGTTAAATCAGTTTATTGGGGCTGGTATTATACTTTTGGCAATTGTTTTCCAGCAAGAGTTGCGCAGGTTTTTATTTTATATTGGCAAGGGCAGCGGTATAGGCAACGATGGGCTTTGGCGTAGAATTTTAAACCGAAATATTAACGATAAAACGCAAAAAAGCAAATCGAAAGAAGAATTATTAAAAGCTATTAATAATATGGCTAACAACAAAGTAGGTGCGCTGTTGGTTTTTGCCGACGAAAGTGAAAAATTGTATTTTGCCAATACCGGCGTGGCTTTAAATGCCGAAATTTCGAGTAAAATTGTAGAAAGTATTTTTGCCAAAAACAGCCCCCTGCATGATGGTGCGCTCATCATTGCAAATCAGCGTATTTTGGCGGCAGGTTGCATTTTGCCAGTTTCTGAAAACCCCGACCTGCCCAAACGTATTGGTATGCGCCACAGGGCGGCAGTTGGCCTAACCGAAAATTTAGATGCCCAGGTAATTGTTATATCCGAAGAACGGGGCAAAATATCGCATGCCCATAATGGGCAAATAAAACTTAACCTAACTCCTAAAGCCCTTAACGACGCCTTAGATGCTGCGTTATAA
- a CDS encoding DUF1501 domain-containing protein — MTELDTKNQHQNCDHQIREGATLNNSQAHQNDHTNWSRRSFLTSLGLTAVGGMLMAGSNPLRVLAGSPILNALAASPANRTLVIIRLDGGNDGLNTIIPRGNSYYYNARPNIAITEANLSPLTTDVGINKAMDALLPLWNEGKMAVMQSVGYPSQNYSHFRSSDIWATASDSDTEWHTGWLGRTLANEFPLMSEAPPTVPPAIEIGLNSSLSFAHDTSGYMSLAVYDMVSFYRLAQTGQLWDTSNLADCEYGDEQKFMRQMYNNSYRYADNIKKTYEKTVNTANYPNSTLARQMAAVARLIKGRLGTKVYMVSIGGFDTHVNQVGAHETLLSRIAESVKAFFDDLNADQEVADNTLVMTISEFGRRLPQNGTAGTDHSSAAPVLMWGNGVIGGVKGNLADLNIPYYAEPTFTLDFRTIYAAVLKNWFCLNPVLVDYVFQQHFDPTPNLLPDCSNNYTDNPAVLMGHNPNATYSAMEIKFGLMYKGQVTISILNPQGQKLATILSELKEAGSYTVTFNRMPYGLPPGDYLYRIEAGGKAYTRKIGYLF; from the coding sequence ATGACTGAACTCGATACAAAAAATCAACATCAAAACTGCGACCACCAAATACGCGAAGGGGCCACCCTTAACAATTCCCAAGCCCACCAAAACGACCACACAAACTGGTCGAGGCGCAGTTTTTTAACCTCGTTGGGGTTAACGGCTGTAGGTGGTATGCTTATGGCTGGCTCAAATCCTTTAAGGGTATTGGCTGGTTCGCCTATATTAAACGCCTTAGCTGCCTCGCCTGCTAACCGCACCTTAGTGATTATAAGGCTCGATGGCGGCAACGACGGTTTAAATACCATTATACCACGTGGCAATTCGTATTATTATAATGCCCGCCCTAATATTGCTATAACCGAAGCCAACCTTAGCCCCTTAACCACCGATGTGGGCATAAATAAGGCCATGGATGCCCTTTTGCCTCTTTGGAACGAAGGCAAAATGGCCGTTATGCAATCGGTAGGTTACCCGTCACAAAATTATTCGCATTTTAGGTCAAGTGATATTTGGGCAACAGCCAGCGACTCGGATACCGAGTGGCATACCGGATGGCTTGGACGCACCTTAGCCAACGAATTTCCGTTAATGAGCGAAGCCCCCCCTACTGTACCTCCCGCCATCGAAATTGGCTTAAATAGTTCGCTATCTTTTGCCCACGATACATCCGGATATATGTCGTTGGCTGTTTACGATATGGTATCATTTTACCGCTTAGCACAAACAGGGCAACTTTGGGATACCAGCAATTTAGCCGACTGCGAGTATGGCGACGAACAAAAGTTTATGCGCCAAATGTATAACAATAGCTATCGCTACGCCGATAATATTAAAAAAACTTACGAAAAAACGGTAAATACTGCCAACTATCCAAACAGCACTTTGGCGAGGCAAATGGCCGCCGTTGCCCGGCTTATTAAAGGTCGTTTAGGTACTAAAGTTTATATGGTTAGTATTGGAGGCTTTGACACACACGTTAACCAAGTTGGCGCACACGAAACACTGTTAAGCAGAATTGCCGAATCGGTAAAGGCTTTTTTTGATGACCTTAACGCCGACCAAGAAGTTGCCGACAACACCTTGGTAATGACAATATCTGAATTTGGCCGCCGCCTTCCCCAAAATGGCACAGCCGGCACCGACCACTCATCGGCAGCACCTGTTCTAATGTGGGGCAATGGCGTTATTGGTGGCGTAAAAGGCAACTTAGCCGATTTAAATATACCTTATTATGCCGAGCCTACTTTTACCTTAGATTTTAGGACTATTTACGCTGCCGTACTAAAAAACTGGTTCTGCTTAAATCCGGTATTAGTTGATTATGTTTTCCAACAACATTTTGACCCAACACCCAACTTACTACCCGATTGTAGTAATAATTACACCGATAATCCAGCAGTTTTAATGGGGCACAACCCCAATGCTACTTATTCGGCTATGGAAATTAAGTTCGGCTTAATGTATAAGGGGCAGGTAACAATTAGCATTTTAAACCCACAAGGGCAAAAATTGGCTACTATTTTAAGCGAATTGAAAGAGGCCGGCAGCTACACCGTTACCTTTAACCGGATGCCTTACGGCTTACCCCCCGGCGACTATTTATACCGTATTGAAGCTGGTGGAAAAGCTTATACGCGCAAAATTGGCTACTTGTTTTAA